In Pseudoalteromonas nigrifaciens, the sequence CAGGTGTAATTAGTTATTTCTAGCGATTCTAACCATTGCTGAGCAAGTGCTAAGTTTGTTACTTTTACATCCGTTTTTGCACAGCGACTTAAAACAGTGGCTGGCAATTGTGTAGCTTGACTGGATGTGAGAATTAAAAACCGGCTTTGACTTGGCTCTTCTAGCGTTTTTAATAACGCATTTGCAGCAGCGGTAGTCATTTTTTCGCAGTTTTCGATAATAGCGACTTTATTACCATTTTGCGCTGCCGAATGATGCATAAAATCACTAATACCACGTATATCGTCTACGCCAATACTCTGCCCATCAACTTGCGTTAAGCGCTTATCAGGGTGAGTACCTGCCTTTATTAATAAACAACTTTTACACTGTCCACAAGCTGATAATACACTTTTTTTTGCCGCAACTTGCTCGGCTATATTGTTGCACAACAATGCATTGGCTAACTGGCTTGCAAAAGCAAACTTGCCAACACCAATAGGACCACTAAACAACTGCGCATGATGAAAGCGCTGTGCTTTAAAACTTTGTGTTAAGCGTTGCTCTATATCGTGTAGCCAAGGCAGTCTCATATTATTTTTGCTCTGCAAAAAATGTGCGTAATACATTCGTTATATCACGATGTACGTGCTCAATGCTTTGGTTTGCGTCAACAGTTTTAATGGAGTTGTCGTCATTAGCAAGTTCTAAGTAACGCATCCGTGTACGCTGAAAAAACTCAATCGCTTCTTGTTCTATTCTGTCTAATTCGCCTCGACCTTTAGCGCGTTCAAGGCCAATAACCGGATCAATATCTAAGTAAATGGTTAAATCGGGTTTTAGCCCTTTTAATACCATGGAAGAAAGTGATGCAAGTGTATTAGCACTAATACCACGCCCACCACCCTGATACGCCTGCGATGACAAGTCATGACGATCGGCAAGTACCCATTGCCCTTGCTCAAGTGCTGGGTTAATAACATTATGCATTAGCTGCGAGCGTGCAGCGTACATAATTAATAACTCAGTTTCGAACGCTATTTCTTCGTCATGTTGTGCTTTTACTAATGTACGTAACGACTCAGCAAGCGGCGTACCACCGGGTTCACGCACATTAATAAAATCAATTTTTTTGCTGTTTAAAAACGACTGGCACAAAGCAATAGCGGTAGATTTACCGGCCCCTTCTAACCCTTCGATTACTATAAATTTAGGTTTCATAAAAAATTAGTTCTTTTTGTTTAATATATACGTTTTAACTGCCGCATTGTGTTGCTTCAATGTGGTTGAAAATTGATGACTGCCATCACCTTTTGAAACAAAGTAAACATACTCAGTTGTGGGTGGATTAACCGCGGCTAAAATAGCTGCCTTTGATGGCATGGCAATGGGTGTTGGCGGCAGGCCATTAATACGATAGGTGTTATAGGGCGTGTAGTTACGCAAGTCTTTGCGTTTAATATCGCCGTCAAAGCTCTCCCCAATGCCGTAAATTACGGTTGGATCTGTTTGTAGACGCATATTAGTATTTAGTCTGTTTACAAATGCAGAGGCGATTAATGGCCGCTCACTGGCAAGGCCCGTTTCTTTTTCAATAATGGAGGCCATTATCAGTGCTTCGTACGCTGTTTTATAGGGTAAATTTTGTGCACGCTGCTGCCAAGCAGTATCAAGGGTTTGCTGCATTTTTTGGGCGGCGCGTTTTAGCACACTGCTAATTGTGTCGTTATTATGATAGTGATAGGTTTCGGGAAATAACCAGC encodes:
- a CDS encoding DNA polymerase III subunit translates to MRLPWLHDIEQRLTQSFKAQRFHHAQLFSGPIGVGKFAFASQLANALLCNNIAEQVAAKKSVLSACGQCKSCLLIKAGTHPDKRLTQVDGQSIGVDDIRGISDFMHHSAAQNGNKVAIIENCEKMTTAAANALLKTLEEPSQSRFLILTSSQATQLPATVLSRCAKTDVKVTNLALAQQWLESLEITNYTWLPLFYSQPLQVKYWQEQNQLQNINTLYKFATEFKQSHNFTELVAIINKQPELIRIFTLFLSEQLKQQLMQGMSFDAYQNVQHALNEFLQNNTKILGLNLPLAVSRLASVLRNN
- the mltG gene encoding endolytic transglycosylase MltG, with the translated sequence MLKVTLSVLLLAIITSVFGYQQLQATLHSPLKVANNTQFEVKKGTGFNQLCKQWQANNWVENCWRYQLLAKLDPTLTDLKTGLYALNSDSVISNIKKINNGQQVSFSFTIIEGQALREVLAAIKNANNLKNDLKEQQLSQQILGSDMHLEGWLFPETYHYHNNDTISSVLKRAAQKMQQTLDTAWQQRAQNLPYKTAYEALIMASIIEKETGLASERPLIASAFVNRLNTNMRLQTDPTVIYGIGESFDGDIKRKDLRNYTPYNTYRINGLPPTPIAMPSKAAILAAVNPPTTEYVYFVSKGDGSHQFSTTLKQHNAAVKTYILNKKN
- the tmk gene encoding dTMP kinase — translated: MKPKFIVIEGLEGAGKSTAIALCQSFLNSKKIDFINVREPGGTPLAESLRTLVKAQHDEEIAFETELLIMYAARSQLMHNVINPALEQGQWVLADRHDLSSQAYQGGGRGISANTLASLSSMVLKGLKPDLTIYLDIDPVIGLERAKGRGELDRIEQEAIEFFQRTRMRYLELANDDNSIKTVDANQSIEHVHRDITNVLRTFFAEQK